The following coding sequences lie in one Epinephelus lanceolatus isolate andai-2023 chromosome 24, ASM4190304v1, whole genome shotgun sequence genomic window:
- the LOC117250126 gene encoding double-stranded RNA-specific editase 1-like isoform X1 — protein sequence MALLLDSSHTTAAYYYCLIRRRCKRRRKKRSERKGRAGDRLTRNQQRLLSAEGDEVKSMSSCSTDVKENRNLDNLFSKEGVAAEAAQLPNGSAGGGRKRPLEEGNNGHAHSKYRPKKRKKVPGPILPKNALMQLNEIKPGLQYRLLSQTGPVHAPVFVMTVEVNGQLFEGSGPTKKKAKLNAAEKALRSFVQFPNASEAHMAMGRTLSVHTDFTSDQADFPDMLFNAFESSTPVDDPFYLASNSNGSFSSLGIEYPLLPSPIPNLVQAPLPPAPSTFISPTSGKNPVMILNELRPGLKYDFVSESGESHAKNFVMSVTVDAQNFQGSGRNKKLAKARAAQAALSALFNMQLDQAPSRQPIPREGLQLHLPQVLADAVSRLVVDKFSELTDNFTSPHARRKVLAGVVMTTGTDVKEAQVICVSTGTKCINGEYMSDRGLALNDCHAEIVARRSLIRYLYCQLEYFLSNHEEEQQKSIFTRCDNRLGFRLKENVQFHLYISTSPCGDARIFSPHEAGVEGECLHLALVSCESSLDYMNMYGSLYDPQSVCPCLLPVSDQGDRHPNRKARGQLRTKIESGEGTIPVRSSNTIQTWDGVLQGERLLTMSCSDKIARWNVVGFQGSLMSYFTEAIYFSSIILGSLYHADHLSRAMYQRITEIEELPQSFSLNRPLLSGISNAEARQPGKAPNFSVNWTVGDQGLEVINATTGKDDLGRPSRLCKHALYSRWIRLHCKLSSTLRIRTTRPSSYHEAKQAAVEYHSAKQTLFRAFHKAGLGAWVKKPIEQDQFALTT from the exons GTCGAGCAGGAGATCGACTGACTCGAAACCAACAAAGGCTGCTCTCTGCAGAGGGGGACGAAGTAAAAAGCATGA GTTCATGCAGCACAGATGTTAAGGAAAATCGGAACTTGGACAACCTCTTCTCCAAAGAAGGGGTTGCAGCTGAGGCTGCTCAACTCCCCAATGGGAGTGCTGGGGGTGGGAGGAAACGTCCCTTAGAGGAGGGCAATAATGGGCATGCACATTCCAAGTACAGGCCCAAGAAGCGTAAGAAAGTCCCTGGGCCCATTCTACCTAAGAATGCTCTAATGCAGCTGAATGAGATCAAGCCAGGGCTGCAGTACAGACTGCTGTCTCAGACCGGGCCGGTCCATGCGCCTGTCTTTGTTATGACTGTGGAGGTAAATGGGCAGCTCTTCGAGGGTTCAGGTCCTACCAAGAAGAAGGCCAAGCTGAATGCAGCAGAGAAGGCCCTGCGCTCCTTCGTCCAGTTCCCCAATGCATCAGAAGCCCATATGGCCATGGGCCGGACTCTGTCCGTTCACACAGACTTCACCTCGGACCAGGCTGACTTTCCGGACATGCTCTTTAATGCCTTTGAATCATCAACTCCTGTAGATGACCCGTTTTACCTCGCATCCAACAGTAATGGTTCCTTCAGCTCATTGGGAATAGAGTACCCACTACTACCCTCCCCTATCCCAAACCTGGTCCAGGCCCCCTTACCTCCAGCCCCCTCCACCTTCATCTCCCCTACAAGTGGCAAGAATCCTGTCATGATCCTCAACGAGTTGCGGCCAGGCCTCAAGTATGACTTTGTGTCAGAGAGCGGGGAGAGCCACGCCAAGAACTTTGTCATGTCAGTGACAGTAGATGCTCAGAATTTCCAGGGTTCTGGGCGGAACAAGAAGCTGGCCAAGGCCCGGGCTGCTCAGGCTGCTCTGTCCGCTCTGTTTAACATGCAGCTGGATCAGGCTCCATCGAGACAGCCTATTCCCAGAGAAGGACTGCAGCTTCACCTGCCACAG GTCCTGGCAGATGCCGTCTCTCGCCTGGTGGTCGACAAGTTCAGCGAACTGACGGACAACTTCACATCTCCACACGCCAGACGGAAAGTACTGGCAGGTGTCGTCATGACaacag GTACCGATGTGAAGGAGGCTCAGGTCATCTGTGTATCCACAGGGACAAAGTGCATCAACGGTGAATACATGAGCGATAGAGGTTTGGCCCTAAATGATTGCCACGCTGAGATTGTGGCTCGCCGCTCGCTCATCAGGTACCTGTACTGCCAGCTGGAATATTTCCTCAG TAACCACGAAGAAGAGCAGCAGAAATCCATCTTCACCAGGTGTGACAACAGACTAGGCTTCAGACTGAAGGAAAACGTCCAGTTCCACTTGTACATCAGCACCTCGCCCTGTGGAGACGCCCGCATCTTCTCTCCTCATGAAGCTGGAGTAGAGGGTGAGTGTCTTCATCTCGCCTTAGTCAGCTGTGAAAGTTCCTTAGATTACATGAACATGTATGGCTCACTATACGATCCTCAAAGTGTCTGTCCTTGTCTTCTTCCTGTCTCAGATCAGGGCGACCGACACCCGAACAGAAAAGCCCGTGGCCAGCTCCGCACTAAAATTGAGTCTGGTGAAGGAACCATCCCAGTCCGCTCCAGTAACACCATTCAGACGTGGGACGGGGTTCTTCAGGGCGAGAGGCTGCTCACCATGTCCTGCAGTGACAAGATAGCCAG GTGGAACGTGGTTGGATTCCAAGGCTCTTTGATGAGCTACTTCACCGAGGCCATCTACTTCTCCAGCATAATTCTGGGCAGCCTGTACCACGCCGACCACCTCTCCAGAGCCATGTACCAGAGGATCACAGAGATTGAGGAGCTGCCACAGTCCTTCAGCTTGAACAGACCACTGCTCAGCG GAATCAGTAATGCTGAGGCTCGTCAGCCGGGGAAAGCACCAAACTTCAGTGTGAACTGGACAGTGGGAGACCAAGGATTAGAGGTGATCAATGCCACCACGGGGAAAGATGATCTGGGTCGACCCTCCAGGCTCTGTAAGCACGCTCTTTACAGCCGCTGGATACGCCTGCACTGCAAG CTCTCCTCCACCCTGCGGATCAGAACAACAAGGCCCAGCAGCTACCACGAGGCCAAGCAGGCAGCGGTGGAGTACCACAGCGCCAAGCAGACACTCTTCAGAGCCTTCCACAAAGCCGGACTGGGCGCCTGGGTGAAGAAACCTATAGAGCAGGACCAGTTTGCACTCACCACCTGA
- the LOC117250126 gene encoding double-stranded RNA-specific editase 1-like isoform X2 — MALLLDSSHTTAAYYYCLIRRRCKRRRKKRSERKGRAGDRLTRNQQRLLSAEGDEVKSMSSCSTDVKENRNLDNLFSKEGVAAEAAQLPNGSAGGGRKRPLEEGNNGHAHSKYRPKKRKKVPGPILPKNALMQLNEIKPGLQYRLLSQTGPVHAPVFVMTVEVNGQLFEGSGPTKKKAKLNAAEKALRSFVQFPNASEAHMAMGRTLSVHTDFTSDQADFPDMLFNAFESSTPVDDPFYLASNSNGSFSSLGIEYPLLPSPIPNLVQAPLPPAPSTFISPTSGKNPVMILNELRPGLKYDFVSESGESHAKNFVMSVTVDAQNFQGSGRNKKLAKARAAQAALSALFNMQLDQAPSRQPIPREGLQLHLPQVLADAVSRLVVDKFSELTDNFTSPHARRKVLAGVVMTTGTDVKEAQVICVSTGTKCINGEYMSDRGLALNDCHAEIVARRSLIRYLYCQLEYFLSNHEEEQQKSIFTRCDNRLGFRLKENVQFHLYISTSPCGDARIFSPHEAGVEDQGDRHPNRKARGQLRTKIESGEGTIPVRSSNTIQTWDGVLQGERLLTMSCSDKIARWNVVGFQGSLMSYFTEAIYFSSIILGSLYHADHLSRAMYQRITEIEELPQSFSLNRPLLSGISNAEARQPGKAPNFSVNWTVGDQGLEVINATTGKDDLGRPSRLCKHALYSRWIRLHCKLSSTLRIRTTRPSSYHEAKQAAVEYHSAKQTLFRAFHKAGLGAWVKKPIEQDQFALTT; from the exons GTCGAGCAGGAGATCGACTGACTCGAAACCAACAAAGGCTGCTCTCTGCAGAGGGGGACGAAGTAAAAAGCATGA GTTCATGCAGCACAGATGTTAAGGAAAATCGGAACTTGGACAACCTCTTCTCCAAAGAAGGGGTTGCAGCTGAGGCTGCTCAACTCCCCAATGGGAGTGCTGGGGGTGGGAGGAAACGTCCCTTAGAGGAGGGCAATAATGGGCATGCACATTCCAAGTACAGGCCCAAGAAGCGTAAGAAAGTCCCTGGGCCCATTCTACCTAAGAATGCTCTAATGCAGCTGAATGAGATCAAGCCAGGGCTGCAGTACAGACTGCTGTCTCAGACCGGGCCGGTCCATGCGCCTGTCTTTGTTATGACTGTGGAGGTAAATGGGCAGCTCTTCGAGGGTTCAGGTCCTACCAAGAAGAAGGCCAAGCTGAATGCAGCAGAGAAGGCCCTGCGCTCCTTCGTCCAGTTCCCCAATGCATCAGAAGCCCATATGGCCATGGGCCGGACTCTGTCCGTTCACACAGACTTCACCTCGGACCAGGCTGACTTTCCGGACATGCTCTTTAATGCCTTTGAATCATCAACTCCTGTAGATGACCCGTTTTACCTCGCATCCAACAGTAATGGTTCCTTCAGCTCATTGGGAATAGAGTACCCACTACTACCCTCCCCTATCCCAAACCTGGTCCAGGCCCCCTTACCTCCAGCCCCCTCCACCTTCATCTCCCCTACAAGTGGCAAGAATCCTGTCATGATCCTCAACGAGTTGCGGCCAGGCCTCAAGTATGACTTTGTGTCAGAGAGCGGGGAGAGCCACGCCAAGAACTTTGTCATGTCAGTGACAGTAGATGCTCAGAATTTCCAGGGTTCTGGGCGGAACAAGAAGCTGGCCAAGGCCCGGGCTGCTCAGGCTGCTCTGTCCGCTCTGTTTAACATGCAGCTGGATCAGGCTCCATCGAGACAGCCTATTCCCAGAGAAGGACTGCAGCTTCACCTGCCACAG GTCCTGGCAGATGCCGTCTCTCGCCTGGTGGTCGACAAGTTCAGCGAACTGACGGACAACTTCACATCTCCACACGCCAGACGGAAAGTACTGGCAGGTGTCGTCATGACaacag GTACCGATGTGAAGGAGGCTCAGGTCATCTGTGTATCCACAGGGACAAAGTGCATCAACGGTGAATACATGAGCGATAGAGGTTTGGCCCTAAATGATTGCCACGCTGAGATTGTGGCTCGCCGCTCGCTCATCAGGTACCTGTACTGCCAGCTGGAATATTTCCTCAG TAACCACGAAGAAGAGCAGCAGAAATCCATCTTCACCAGGTGTGACAACAGACTAGGCTTCAGACTGAAGGAAAACGTCCAGTTCCACTTGTACATCAGCACCTCGCCCTGTGGAGACGCCCGCATCTTCTCTCCTCATGAAGCTGGAGTAGAGG ATCAGGGCGACCGACACCCGAACAGAAAAGCCCGTGGCCAGCTCCGCACTAAAATTGAGTCTGGTGAAGGAACCATCCCAGTCCGCTCCAGTAACACCATTCAGACGTGGGACGGGGTTCTTCAGGGCGAGAGGCTGCTCACCATGTCCTGCAGTGACAAGATAGCCAG GTGGAACGTGGTTGGATTCCAAGGCTCTTTGATGAGCTACTTCACCGAGGCCATCTACTTCTCCAGCATAATTCTGGGCAGCCTGTACCACGCCGACCACCTCTCCAGAGCCATGTACCAGAGGATCACAGAGATTGAGGAGCTGCCACAGTCCTTCAGCTTGAACAGACCACTGCTCAGCG GAATCAGTAATGCTGAGGCTCGTCAGCCGGGGAAAGCACCAAACTTCAGTGTGAACTGGACAGTGGGAGACCAAGGATTAGAGGTGATCAATGCCACCACGGGGAAAGATGATCTGGGTCGACCCTCCAGGCTCTGTAAGCACGCTCTTTACAGCCGCTGGATACGCCTGCACTGCAAG CTCTCCTCCACCCTGCGGATCAGAACAACAAGGCCCAGCAGCTACCACGAGGCCAAGCAGGCAGCGGTGGAGTACCACAGCGCCAAGCAGACACTCTTCAGAGCCTTCCACAAAGCCGGACTGGGCGCCTGGGTGAAGAAACCTATAGAGCAGGACCAGTTTGCACTCACCACCTGA
- the LOC117250126 gene encoding double-stranded RNA-specific editase 1-like isoform X3, producing MSSCSTDVKENRNLDNLFSKEGVAAEAAQLPNGSAGGGRKRPLEEGNNGHAHSKYRPKKRKKVPGPILPKNALMQLNEIKPGLQYRLLSQTGPVHAPVFVMTVEVNGQLFEGSGPTKKKAKLNAAEKALRSFVQFPNASEAHMAMGRTLSVHTDFTSDQADFPDMLFNAFESSTPVDDPFYLASNSNGSFSSLGIEYPLLPSPIPNLVQAPLPPAPSTFISPTSGKNPVMILNELRPGLKYDFVSESGESHAKNFVMSVTVDAQNFQGSGRNKKLAKARAAQAALSALFNMQLDQAPSRQPIPREGLQLHLPQVLADAVSRLVVDKFSELTDNFTSPHARRKVLAGVVMTTGTDVKEAQVICVSTGTKCINGEYMSDRGLALNDCHAEIVARRSLIRYLYCQLEYFLSNHEEEQQKSIFTRCDNRLGFRLKENVQFHLYISTSPCGDARIFSPHEAGVEGECLHLALVSCESSLDYMNMYGSLYDPQSVCPCLLPVSDQGDRHPNRKARGQLRTKIESGEGTIPVRSSNTIQTWDGVLQGERLLTMSCSDKIARWNVVGFQGSLMSYFTEAIYFSSIILGSLYHADHLSRAMYQRITEIEELPQSFSLNRPLLSGISNAEARQPGKAPNFSVNWTVGDQGLEVINATTGKDDLGRPSRLCKHALYSRWIRLHCKLSSTLRIRTTRPSSYHEAKQAAVEYHSAKQTLFRAFHKAGLGAWVKKPIEQDQFALTT from the exons ATGA GTTCATGCAGCACAGATGTTAAGGAAAATCGGAACTTGGACAACCTCTTCTCCAAAGAAGGGGTTGCAGCTGAGGCTGCTCAACTCCCCAATGGGAGTGCTGGGGGTGGGAGGAAACGTCCCTTAGAGGAGGGCAATAATGGGCATGCACATTCCAAGTACAGGCCCAAGAAGCGTAAGAAAGTCCCTGGGCCCATTCTACCTAAGAATGCTCTAATGCAGCTGAATGAGATCAAGCCAGGGCTGCAGTACAGACTGCTGTCTCAGACCGGGCCGGTCCATGCGCCTGTCTTTGTTATGACTGTGGAGGTAAATGGGCAGCTCTTCGAGGGTTCAGGTCCTACCAAGAAGAAGGCCAAGCTGAATGCAGCAGAGAAGGCCCTGCGCTCCTTCGTCCAGTTCCCCAATGCATCAGAAGCCCATATGGCCATGGGCCGGACTCTGTCCGTTCACACAGACTTCACCTCGGACCAGGCTGACTTTCCGGACATGCTCTTTAATGCCTTTGAATCATCAACTCCTGTAGATGACCCGTTTTACCTCGCATCCAACAGTAATGGTTCCTTCAGCTCATTGGGAATAGAGTACCCACTACTACCCTCCCCTATCCCAAACCTGGTCCAGGCCCCCTTACCTCCAGCCCCCTCCACCTTCATCTCCCCTACAAGTGGCAAGAATCCTGTCATGATCCTCAACGAGTTGCGGCCAGGCCTCAAGTATGACTTTGTGTCAGAGAGCGGGGAGAGCCACGCCAAGAACTTTGTCATGTCAGTGACAGTAGATGCTCAGAATTTCCAGGGTTCTGGGCGGAACAAGAAGCTGGCCAAGGCCCGGGCTGCTCAGGCTGCTCTGTCCGCTCTGTTTAACATGCAGCTGGATCAGGCTCCATCGAGACAGCCTATTCCCAGAGAAGGACTGCAGCTTCACCTGCCACAG GTCCTGGCAGATGCCGTCTCTCGCCTGGTGGTCGACAAGTTCAGCGAACTGACGGACAACTTCACATCTCCACACGCCAGACGGAAAGTACTGGCAGGTGTCGTCATGACaacag GTACCGATGTGAAGGAGGCTCAGGTCATCTGTGTATCCACAGGGACAAAGTGCATCAACGGTGAATACATGAGCGATAGAGGTTTGGCCCTAAATGATTGCCACGCTGAGATTGTGGCTCGCCGCTCGCTCATCAGGTACCTGTACTGCCAGCTGGAATATTTCCTCAG TAACCACGAAGAAGAGCAGCAGAAATCCATCTTCACCAGGTGTGACAACAGACTAGGCTTCAGACTGAAGGAAAACGTCCAGTTCCACTTGTACATCAGCACCTCGCCCTGTGGAGACGCCCGCATCTTCTCTCCTCATGAAGCTGGAGTAGAGGGTGAGTGTCTTCATCTCGCCTTAGTCAGCTGTGAAAGTTCCTTAGATTACATGAACATGTATGGCTCACTATACGATCCTCAAAGTGTCTGTCCTTGTCTTCTTCCTGTCTCAGATCAGGGCGACCGACACCCGAACAGAAAAGCCCGTGGCCAGCTCCGCACTAAAATTGAGTCTGGTGAAGGAACCATCCCAGTCCGCTCCAGTAACACCATTCAGACGTGGGACGGGGTTCTTCAGGGCGAGAGGCTGCTCACCATGTCCTGCAGTGACAAGATAGCCAG GTGGAACGTGGTTGGATTCCAAGGCTCTTTGATGAGCTACTTCACCGAGGCCATCTACTTCTCCAGCATAATTCTGGGCAGCCTGTACCACGCCGACCACCTCTCCAGAGCCATGTACCAGAGGATCACAGAGATTGAGGAGCTGCCACAGTCCTTCAGCTTGAACAGACCACTGCTCAGCG GAATCAGTAATGCTGAGGCTCGTCAGCCGGGGAAAGCACCAAACTTCAGTGTGAACTGGACAGTGGGAGACCAAGGATTAGAGGTGATCAATGCCACCACGGGGAAAGATGATCTGGGTCGACCCTCCAGGCTCTGTAAGCACGCTCTTTACAGCCGCTGGATACGCCTGCACTGCAAG CTCTCCTCCACCCTGCGGATCAGAACAACAAGGCCCAGCAGCTACCACGAGGCCAAGCAGGCAGCGGTGGAGTACCACAGCGCCAAGCAGACACTCTTCAGAGCCTTCCACAAAGCCGGACTGGGCGCCTGGGTGAAGAAACCTATAGAGCAGGACCAGTTTGCACTCACCACCTGA
- the LOC117250126 gene encoding double-stranded RNA-specific editase 1-like isoform X4: protein MQLNEIKPGLQYRLLSQTGPVHAPVFVMTVEVNGQLFEGSGPTKKKAKLNAAEKALRSFVQFPNASEAHMAMGRTLSVHTDFTSDQADFPDMLFNAFESSTPVDDPFYLASNSNGSFSSLGIEYPLLPSPIPNLVQAPLPPAPSTFISPTSGKNPVMILNELRPGLKYDFVSESGESHAKNFVMSVTVDAQNFQGSGRNKKLAKARAAQAALSALFNMQLDQAPSRQPIPREGLQLHLPQVLADAVSRLVVDKFSELTDNFTSPHARRKVLAGVVMTTGTDVKEAQVICVSTGTKCINGEYMSDRGLALNDCHAEIVARRSLIRYLYCQLEYFLSNHEEEQQKSIFTRCDNRLGFRLKENVQFHLYISTSPCGDARIFSPHEAGVEDQGDRHPNRKARGQLRTKIESGEGTIPVRSSNTIQTWDGVLQGERLLTMSCSDKIARWNVVGFQGSLMSYFTEAIYFSSIILGSLYHADHLSRAMYQRITEIEELPQSFSLNRPLLSGISNAEARQPGKAPNFSVNWTVGDQGLEVINATTGKDDLGRPSRLCKHALYSRWIRLHCKLSSTLRIRTTRPSSYHEAKQAAVEYHSAKQTLFRAFHKAGLGAWVKKPIEQDQFALTT from the exons ATGCAGCTGAATGAGATCAAGCCAGGGCTGCAGTACAGACTGCTGTCTCAGACCGGGCCGGTCCATGCGCCTGTCTTTGTTATGACTGTGGAGGTAAATGGGCAGCTCTTCGAGGGTTCAGGTCCTACCAAGAAGAAGGCCAAGCTGAATGCAGCAGAGAAGGCCCTGCGCTCCTTCGTCCAGTTCCCCAATGCATCAGAAGCCCATATGGCCATGGGCCGGACTCTGTCCGTTCACACAGACTTCACCTCGGACCAGGCTGACTTTCCGGACATGCTCTTTAATGCCTTTGAATCATCAACTCCTGTAGATGACCCGTTTTACCTCGCATCCAACAGTAATGGTTCCTTCAGCTCATTGGGAATAGAGTACCCACTACTACCCTCCCCTATCCCAAACCTGGTCCAGGCCCCCTTACCTCCAGCCCCCTCCACCTTCATCTCCCCTACAAGTGGCAAGAATCCTGTCATGATCCTCAACGAGTTGCGGCCAGGCCTCAAGTATGACTTTGTGTCAGAGAGCGGGGAGAGCCACGCCAAGAACTTTGTCATGTCAGTGACAGTAGATGCTCAGAATTTCCAGGGTTCTGGGCGGAACAAGAAGCTGGCCAAGGCCCGGGCTGCTCAGGCTGCTCTGTCCGCTCTGTTTAACATGCAGCTGGATCAGGCTCCATCGAGACAGCCTATTCCCAGAGAAGGACTGCAGCTTCACCTGCCACAG GTCCTGGCAGATGCCGTCTCTCGCCTGGTGGTCGACAAGTTCAGCGAACTGACGGACAACTTCACATCTCCACACGCCAGACGGAAAGTACTGGCAGGTGTCGTCATGACaacag GTACCGATGTGAAGGAGGCTCAGGTCATCTGTGTATCCACAGGGACAAAGTGCATCAACGGTGAATACATGAGCGATAGAGGTTTGGCCCTAAATGATTGCCACGCTGAGATTGTGGCTCGCCGCTCGCTCATCAGGTACCTGTACTGCCAGCTGGAATATTTCCTCAG TAACCACGAAGAAGAGCAGCAGAAATCCATCTTCACCAGGTGTGACAACAGACTAGGCTTCAGACTGAAGGAAAACGTCCAGTTCCACTTGTACATCAGCACCTCGCCCTGTGGAGACGCCCGCATCTTCTCTCCTCATGAAGCTGGAGTAGAGG ATCAGGGCGACCGACACCCGAACAGAAAAGCCCGTGGCCAGCTCCGCACTAAAATTGAGTCTGGTGAAGGAACCATCCCAGTCCGCTCCAGTAACACCATTCAGACGTGGGACGGGGTTCTTCAGGGCGAGAGGCTGCTCACCATGTCCTGCAGTGACAAGATAGCCAG GTGGAACGTGGTTGGATTCCAAGGCTCTTTGATGAGCTACTTCACCGAGGCCATCTACTTCTCCAGCATAATTCTGGGCAGCCTGTACCACGCCGACCACCTCTCCAGAGCCATGTACCAGAGGATCACAGAGATTGAGGAGCTGCCACAGTCCTTCAGCTTGAACAGACCACTGCTCAGCG GAATCAGTAATGCTGAGGCTCGTCAGCCGGGGAAAGCACCAAACTTCAGTGTGAACTGGACAGTGGGAGACCAAGGATTAGAGGTGATCAATGCCACCACGGGGAAAGATGATCTGGGTCGACCCTCCAGGCTCTGTAAGCACGCTCTTTACAGCCGCTGGATACGCCTGCACTGCAAG CTCTCCTCCACCCTGCGGATCAGAACAACAAGGCCCAGCAGCTACCACGAGGCCAAGCAGGCAGCGGTGGAGTACCACAGCGCCAAGCAGACACTCTTCAGAGCCTTCCACAAAGCCGGACTGGGCGCCTGGGTGAAGAAACCTATAGAGCAGGACCAGTTTGCACTCACCACCTGA